The following are encoded together in the Babylonia areolata isolate BAREFJ2019XMU chromosome 18, ASM4173473v1, whole genome shotgun sequence genome:
- the LOC143292068 gene encoding serine protease hepsin-like, with protein MGRNWKLVLLAVFAIHGRGGGGQRAEPEGCTPRSLVPDCGHPAVQPASSRVVGGHEALRGAWPWTVALTKDDFATCGGAIITDRVIMTAAHCFEDPISQNASSWKALAGMHNLHRTDQGQMAFSVEKIIMHERYQHKTVENDIALLIVKDRIPFTTFIRPICMPHGAAVTSPVPVGTPCLLAGWGRTKGTGPEGVLMEVTLPVISDQVCGQPGWYYHHFIPQKTFCAGYEGGGKDACVGDSGSPLISKSDDGRWYVNGIASWGYGCAEPRWPGVYTNVTDYLPWIHTQLVDNALPGLCQDSPIG; from the exons ATGGGGCGTAACTGGAAGCTTGTGTTGTTGGCAGTGTTTGCAATACATG GGCGTGGCGGGGGTGGTCAGAGGGCAGAGCCGGAGGGGTGCACCCCACGTTCCCTGGTGCCGGACTGCGGACACCCCGCGGTGCAGCCCGCCTCCTCCAGGGTGGTAGGGGGACATGAGGCGCTGAGAGGGGCCTGGCCTTGGACC gtggctcTGACAAAAGACGACTTTGCGACCTGTGGAGGTGCCATCATCACTGACCGTGTCATTATGACTGCAGCTCACTGCTTTGAGGA ccccaTCAGTCAAAACGCCAGCAGCTGGAAAGCGCTGGCCGGCATGCATAACCTCCACCGGACAGACCAGGGGCAGATGGCCTTTtcc GTGGAGAAGATCATCATGCACGAACGCTACCAGCACAAAACGGTGGAGAACGACATCGCTCTCCTGATCGTTAAGGACCGCATCCCGTTCACCACTTTCATCCGGCCCATCTGCATGCCCCATGGCGCAGCGGTCACTTCCCCTGTGCCCGTAGGGACGCCGTGTCTGCTGGCAGGGTGGGGAAGAACTAAAG ggacGGGCCCCGAGGGGGTGCTGATGGAGGTGACGCTGCCGGTGATCAGTGACCAGGTGTGCGGGCAGCCAGGGTGGTACTACCACCACTTCATCCCCCAGAAGACCTTCTGTGCCGGCTATGAGGGGGGCGGCAAGGACGCCTGCGTT ggGGACAGCGGATCACCTTTGATATCCAAGTCTGATGACGGGCGCTGGTACGTAAATG GCATTGCCAGCTGGGGATACGGGTGTGCGGAGCCACGCTGGCCAGGCGTGTACACCAACGTGACGGACTACCTGCCCTGGATACACACCCAGCTCGTGGACAACGCTCTCCCCGGGCTGTGCCAAGATTCCCCGATCGGCTGA